From Oceaniferula marina, a single genomic window includes:
- the pta gene encoding phosphate acetyltransferase — protein MHTILVVPLSDHAGLTSTSIGLVRALDRMGIHVSFFKPISQSYHEQSEDLSTAYIKTTTSLTPPEPISMEETEMMLASGASETLLEQITEKYQQAAENADIVIVEGLQASSKNQFLNSLNPRIAHALNAEVIFVASAKGKCLEKAKKRICRRLDSACEAIDRNHNDRVLGAIINQNNKDQSEESKPNIDLTNETLPLKNGELKLLGLIPYDARLTQLRTSDLIEPLNAKILNEGEINTRRVTSTHLCARNIDHVTHTFHAGSLIVTPADRSDIILSTCYAALTGIPIAGLILTGDTHPSEAVLEFCQAGIDSGLPVMTTATSSLETANVLSSLNPEIPTDDTARLEHLVNHVARHLDTQWLQKYSETPNKPRLSPPAFRHQISQIARSNPKRIVLPEGEEPRTIEAAVICHKRGVAKPVLLGNHANILNSAATLGIDFPTDIEILDPQDYRDRYIDSFMELRKHKNLSKEQAVSRLENNITLGTMMLAEGHVDGLVSGAIHSTADTIRPALQLIRTAPGVSSVSSVFFMCLPDQVLVYGDCAINLDPDASQLADIAIQSSSTAKAFGIDPRVAMISYSTHDSGSGSDVDKVRTATARVKELQPNIMVDGPLQYDAASNASIAKTKAPNSAVAGDATVYIFPDLNTGNTTYKAVQRAGNVISMGPVLQGLNKPVNDLSRGASVEDIVFTIAITSIQAQ, from the coding sequence TGGAGGAAACCGAGATGATGCTCGCTTCCGGGGCAAGTGAAACCCTGCTGGAACAAATCACTGAAAAATACCAGCAAGCAGCCGAGAATGCCGATATCGTTATCGTCGAAGGATTGCAGGCGTCCTCGAAAAACCAGTTTCTGAACTCCCTCAACCCGAGGATCGCCCACGCACTCAACGCCGAAGTCATCTTCGTCGCTTCAGCCAAAGGCAAATGTCTGGAGAAAGCAAAAAAACGTATTTGCCGTCGACTCGACTCCGCCTGTGAGGCCATCGACCGCAACCACAACGACCGCGTTCTCGGAGCGATCATCAATCAAAACAACAAGGACCAATCCGAAGAGAGCAAACCCAACATCGACCTCACCAATGAGACACTCCCGTTGAAAAACGGAGAACTCAAATTACTTGGATTGATCCCATACGATGCCCGGCTCACCCAACTCAGGACCTCGGACCTCATTGAGCCTCTGAATGCCAAAATTCTCAACGAAGGCGAAATCAACACCCGCAGGGTCACCAGCACCCACCTCTGCGCCCGAAACATTGACCACGTCACCCATACCTTTCACGCCGGCTCCCTCATCGTGACCCCTGCCGACCGCTCGGATATCATTCTGAGCACCTGCTACGCAGCCTTGACCGGCATCCCCATCGCAGGCCTGATTCTCACCGGAGACACCCATCCATCCGAGGCCGTGCTCGAATTCTGCCAAGCCGGCATCGATTCCGGGCTCCCCGTAATGACCACCGCCACGTCCTCTCTGGAGACCGCCAATGTCCTGTCATCCCTCAACCCCGAGATCCCGACAGACGACACCGCCCGCTTGGAACATCTGGTCAACCACGTTGCCCGCCACCTCGACACCCAGTGGCTCCAGAAATACAGCGAAACGCCGAATAAACCACGACTTTCACCACCTGCATTCCGACACCAGATCAGCCAGATTGCCCGCAGCAACCCCAAGCGGATTGTCTTACCCGAAGGAGAAGAGCCCCGCACGATCGAGGCAGCGGTCATTTGCCACAAGCGAGGCGTCGCCAAGCCTGTCCTACTGGGGAACCACGCCAACATCCTCAACTCGGCCGCAACCCTGGGGATCGATTTCCCGACAGATATTGAAATTCTCGACCCACAGGACTATCGGGATCGCTATATCGACTCTTTCATGGAGCTACGGAAACACAAAAACCTCTCCAAGGAACAAGCGGTCAGCCGTCTGGAAAACAACATTACACTGGGCACCATGATGCTTGCCGAGGGGCACGTTGACGGCTTGGTCTCTGGAGCCATTCATTCCACAGCCGATACGATCCGCCCTGCGCTGCAACTGATCCGCACCGCACCCGGAGTGAGCAGTGTCTCATCCGTCTTTTTCATGTGCCTTCCCGACCAGGTTCTGGTTTACGGAGACTGTGCCATCAATCTGGATCCTGATGCCAGCCAACTTGCCGACATTGCGATTCAGAGCAGCAGCACCGCCAAGGCCTTTGGAATCGACCCCCGCGTGGCCATGATTTCCTATTCCACTCACGATTCGGGATCCGGCAGTGATGTGGATAAAGTCAGGACCGCCACCGCAAGGGTCAAGGAGCTCCAACCCAATATCATGGTCGACGGCCCGCTGCAATATGATGCAGCGAGTAATGCCAGCATTGCCAAAACCAAAGCACCCAACAGTGCCGTAGCAGGTGATGCCACCGTCTACATCTTCCCTGACCTCAATACAGGCAACACCACCTACAAGGCGGTGCAGCGAGCCGGCAATGTTATTTCCATGGGACCCGTGCTGCAGGGGCTAAACAAACCCGTCAACGATCTCTCCCGCGGAGCCTCGGTCGAAGATATTGTCTTTACCATTGCCATCACCAGTATTCAGGCACAATAG